The following coding sequences are from one Arthrobacter sp. 24S4-2 window:
- a CDS encoding HAD family hydrolase translates to MPTNGSRGRRKLGVLFDVDGTLVDSSYLHTVAWWQAFRQAGLDIPMASIHRSVGMGGDKLLNRLLPPGRDTSRDASIMAAHGAVFSTFWPALRAFDGARDLLAQCYESGFAVALASSAREQDLQALRSTLRADSFIHAATSANDAKRSKPDPDILEAALDATGLQAGDVVYVGDAVWDVYAAARLGIPTIGLTCGGTGAAELLEAGAVEIRESPRDLLTNLRDSAIGKLATRP, encoded by the coding sequence ATGCCGACTAACGGATCCCGCGGCAGGCGAAAACTCGGCGTGCTTTTCGATGTCGACGGAACCCTGGTGGATTCCTCCTACCTCCACACAGTGGCGTGGTGGCAGGCGTTCCGGCAGGCCGGGCTGGATATCCCCATGGCGTCCATCCACCGTTCGGTGGGTATGGGCGGGGACAAGTTGCTGAACCGACTGCTTCCGCCGGGCCGCGACACATCGCGGGATGCATCCATCATGGCCGCCCATGGCGCGGTGTTTTCCACCTTCTGGCCGGCGTTGCGTGCCTTTGACGGGGCGCGGGACCTCCTGGCCCAGTGCTATGAAAGCGGCTTCGCCGTCGCGCTGGCATCCTCAGCCCGCGAGCAGGACCTTCAGGCGCTGCGTTCCACGTTGCGCGCCGATTCGTTTATCCATGCCGCCACCAGCGCCAACGATGCCAAGAGAAGCAAGCCGGATCCGGACATCCTGGAGGCCGCCCTGGACGCTACCGGGCTGCAGGCCGGGGATGTGGTGTACGTGGGCGATGCCGTGTGGGACGTCTACGCCGCGGCCAGGCTGGGAATTCCCACGATCGGACTGACCTGTGGCGGCACCGGCGCGGCAGAGCTGCTGGAGGCCGGAGCTGTGGAGATCCGTGAAAGTCCGCGGGATCTCCTGACAAACCTGCGCGACAGCGCGATAGGCAAACTCGCCACGAGGCCCTAG
- a CDS encoding fumarylacetoacetate hydrolase family protein codes for MKFARLGDPGKEQPAVQHGGPEGDGKWYSLAGVTSDIDGTFLETGGVEQAREALAAGTLPEITGAGALRLGAPLARPGAVVGIGLNYAGHAAESGAAIPDVPVVFLKPANTVAGPFDDAPIPPLSRKYDWEVELAVVIGRRASYLGSVDEAADAIAGYVLANDLSERDYQLPGAAGQWVKGKSLPASTPLGPWFVPAADLDASALRLRTWVNGEPRQDSSTADLIFDVPEIVHHLSQFMVLEAGDVILTGTPEGVALSGRFPYLRDGDVLELEAEGLGRQRQVLRQAAGS; via the coding sequence GTGAAATTTGCGCGTCTCGGAGATCCAGGCAAGGAACAGCCGGCCGTCCAGCACGGCGGCCCGGAAGGCGACGGGAAGTGGTATTCCCTCGCCGGCGTCACATCCGACATTGACGGCACGTTCCTGGAAACCGGGGGTGTGGAGCAGGCCCGTGAGGCGCTCGCCGCCGGGACGCTGCCCGAGATTACTGGCGCCGGCGCCCTTCGCCTGGGCGCCCCGCTGGCCCGCCCGGGCGCGGTGGTGGGCATCGGCCTCAACTACGCCGGCCACGCGGCCGAGTCCGGCGCCGCAATTCCGGACGTCCCGGTGGTTTTCCTCAAACCCGCCAATACCGTGGCTGGCCCGTTCGACGACGCGCCCATCCCGCCGCTTTCCCGAAAGTACGACTGGGAAGTTGAGTTGGCCGTTGTCATCGGACGGCGCGCCTCTTACCTGGGGTCGGTGGACGAGGCGGCGGACGCAATCGCCGGCTATGTGCTGGCCAACGACCTTTCCGAGCGCGACTACCAGCTGCCTGGCGCGGCGGGGCAGTGGGTGAAGGGGAAATCCCTCCCGGCCTCCACGCCCCTGGGCCCGTGGTTCGTGCCCGCCGCAGACCTGGATGCCTCGGCCCTGCGCCTGCGGACCTGGGTGAACGGCGAGCCCCGCCAGGACTCCTCCACGGCGGACCTCATCTTCGACGTCCCTGAAATCGTCCATCACTTGAGCCAGTTCATGGTGCTGGAAGCCGGCGATGTGATCCTGACCGGCACCCCCGAAGGCGTGGCCCTCTCCGGGCGCTTTCCTTACCTCCGGGATGGCGATGTGCTGGAACTTGAAGCCGAAGGGCTTGGCCGCCAGCGCCAGGTCTTGCGGCAGGCAGCCGGATCCTGA
- a CDS encoding DUF72 domain-containing protein, with protein MGIRIGTSGWSYDHWEGVLYPPGLPARDRLAHYTARFSTVELNASFYRWPREASFASWRRRLPEGFAMSVKAPRGLTHGKKLYGPEVWVDRIIRCWHELGDKRAVLLVQLPPDFGRDDARLAYFLGALPPWIRVAVEFRHPSWDHPDVYALLERHQAAYCIMSGANLPCILRATAPFVYVRLHGPDHQYLYGGSYSEEDLRWWADRIREWQGSGKDVFVYFNNDGGGNAVRNADTLRWLLGDG; from the coding sequence GTGGGGATTCGCATCGGCACCTCCGGCTGGAGCTACGACCACTGGGAGGGCGTGCTGTACCCGCCGGGCCTTCCGGCGCGTGACCGGCTGGCGCACTACACGGCACGCTTCAGCACGGTGGAACTCAACGCGAGCTTCTACCGCTGGCCCCGGGAGGCTTCGTTCGCGAGTTGGCGCCGCCGCCTTCCCGAAGGGTTCGCCATGTCGGTCAAGGCACCGCGCGGCCTGACCCACGGGAAGAAGCTCTATGGCCCCGAGGTCTGGGTGGATCGGATCATCCGGTGCTGGCATGAACTGGGCGACAAACGTGCCGTGCTGCTGGTCCAGCTCCCGCCGGATTTTGGCCGGGACGATGCCCGCCTCGCTTACTTCCTTGGGGCGCTGCCGCCGTGGATCAGGGTGGCCGTGGAGTTCCGTCACCCCAGCTGGGACCACCCTGACGTTTACGCCCTGCTCGAACGGCACCAGGCGGCCTACTGCATCATGAGCGGCGCCAACCTGCCGTGCATCCTGCGGGCCACGGCCCCGTTCGTCTATGTCCGGTTGCACGGGCCGGACCACCAGTACCTCTACGGCGGTTCCTATTCAGAGGAGGACCTCCGCTGGTGGGCTGACCGCATCCGGGAATGGCAGGGGTCGGGTAAGGATGTGTTCGTCTATTTCAACAACGACGGCGGCGGTAACGCCGTGCGCAACGCCGACACCTTGCGGTGGCTGCTCGGGGACGGCTGA
- a CDS encoding App1 family protein: MELASQESPLPGSHALRLAHKVSDTANNVRIQLARRWNFAAQTVAYQGYGSTSWVRILGRVVLTSKTKPGSRAEHAARNGTQNVRGWRAFTSVPLQFTEVEIEIEGVTTRVNADRGGLVDTVVNVSLSPGWHTATLRAEGTEAVLANILVIGPDTKFGIVSDIDDTVMVTALPRPFLALWNTFVLSERARMATPGMPVLMDRLVVEHPDAPVIYLSTGPWNAAPTLARFLSRNMYPAGPLLLTDWGLTQDRWFRSGQEHKNGNLDRLAREFPDVRWLLIGDNGQHDEQIYSRFARDHGDRVAAIAIRQLSVGESVLAGGHSESGDHSASAVPWIYSPDGAGISKGLVDLKIV; this comes from the coding sequence ATGGAATTGGCGTCGCAGGAATCACCGTTGCCGGGAAGTCACGCACTTCGGCTGGCACACAAGGTCTCGGATACGGCCAACAACGTCCGCATCCAGCTGGCCCGGCGCTGGAATTTTGCTGCGCAGACCGTTGCCTACCAAGGCTACGGCTCCACTTCGTGGGTGCGGATCCTTGGCCGTGTGGTCCTGACCAGCAAGACAAAACCGGGCAGCCGGGCTGAGCACGCCGCCAGGAACGGTACCCAGAACGTCCGTGGCTGGAGGGCGTTCACCAGTGTGCCCCTGCAGTTCACCGAGGTGGAGATCGAAATCGAGGGCGTCACCACGCGCGTCAATGCGGACCGCGGCGGCTTGGTGGACACGGTGGTCAACGTTTCGCTCTCCCCCGGCTGGCACACGGCAACGCTGCGCGCCGAAGGCACCGAAGCGGTGCTGGCCAACATCCTGGTGATCGGACCTGACACCAAGTTTGGCATCGTCTCCGACATTGACGACACGGTGATGGTCACCGCCCTCCCCCGGCCCTTCCTGGCTCTCTGGAACACGTTTGTGCTGAGCGAGCGCGCCCGGATGGCCACTCCCGGCATGCCGGTTCTGATGGACCGGCTGGTAGTGGAGCACCCCGACGCCCCGGTGATCTACCTGTCCACCGGGCCGTGGAATGCCGCCCCGACGCTGGCTCGGTTCCTCAGCCGCAACATGTATCCCGCGGGTCCGCTGCTCCTGACGGACTGGGGGCTCACGCAGGACCGCTGGTTCCGCAGCGGCCAGGAGCACAAGAACGGAAACCTGGACCGGCTTGCCCGGGAATTCCCGGACGTCCGGTGGCTGCTGATCGGGGACAACGGCCAGCACGACGAACAGATCTATTCCAGGTTCGCACGTGACCACGGCGACCGGGTGGCCGCAATCGCCATCCGCCAGCTCTCGGTAGGCGAATCTGTGCTGGCCGGCGGCCACTCGGAATCCGGGGATCACAGCGCCTCGGCGGTCCCGTGGATCTACTCCCCCGACGGCGCCGGCATCTCGAAGGGCCTTGTCGACCTGAAGATCGTCTGA
- a CDS encoding GH1 family beta-glucosidase: MNFSAKDMAAMVPPSFTMGVATAAFQIEGALDEDGRGPSGWDVFVKKPGAIVENHSPAVACDHYHRMPEDVALMKELGIDSYRFSLSWSRIQPGGKGPVNRAGLDFYDRLLDQLLASGISPMVTLYHWDTPLPLDEAGGWMNRDTAYRLGEFAAIAAAAYGDRVARWVTVNEPATVTTNGYALGLHAPGESQLLQALPTVHHQLLGHGLAMQALRAAKVHGEIGMTNVYSPMVPASGNPLDKLSSGLMDIFQNRLFADPVLLGKYPDVIRAATFFTPFSPSDEDMELISRPVDFYGLNYYMPTRVAAGPGEGAVPTGMAEAMGDDLSGTAPGAPFHITAFPDSETTAYGWPIRPDYMQVALAEMAERYPDLPPVFITEGGASFEDTVVRDVAGGRTIVPDERRLRYLAEHISSALMATAPGGPAESVDLRGYYVWSLLDNFEWSAGYKQPFGLLHVDFDTLDRTPKASYYWLQELQAERRRAAAVAAATTEESDAGSVPAQPAQPPAAEGEPEPVA; the protein is encoded by the coding sequence ATGAACTTCTCCGCCAAAGACATGGCCGCCATGGTCCCGCCGTCCTTCACCATGGGGGTCGCAACCGCCGCCTTCCAAATTGAGGGTGCGCTGGACGAGGATGGCCGTGGACCATCCGGCTGGGACGTTTTCGTTAAGAAGCCGGGGGCGATTGTGGAGAACCACAGCCCCGCAGTGGCCTGCGATCACTACCACCGCATGCCCGAAGACGTTGCCCTGATGAAGGAACTGGGGATCGACTCCTACCGGTTCTCACTGTCCTGGTCCCGGATCCAGCCGGGCGGCAAGGGCCCGGTCAACAGGGCGGGGCTCGATTTCTACGACAGACTGCTGGACCAGTTGCTCGCCAGTGGTATTTCGCCGATGGTGACCCTCTACCATTGGGACACGCCGCTTCCCCTGGACGAGGCCGGCGGCTGGATGAACCGGGACACGGCCTACCGGCTAGGTGAGTTTGCCGCGATTGCGGCCGCGGCCTATGGAGACAGGGTGGCCCGCTGGGTGACGGTCAACGAACCCGCCACAGTGACCACCAACGGCTACGCGCTTGGCCTTCATGCACCGGGCGAATCGCAGCTCCTTCAGGCCCTACCCACCGTCCATCACCAACTGCTTGGCCACGGCCTGGCCATGCAGGCGCTGCGAGCAGCGAAAGTCCACGGCGAAATCGGCATGACAAATGTGTACTCACCTATGGTTCCCGCTTCGGGCAACCCATTGGACAAGCTGAGCTCGGGCCTCATGGACATCTTCCAGAACAGGCTGTTCGCCGACCCGGTCCTGCTCGGAAAGTACCCGGACGTCATCCGGGCTGCCACGTTCTTCACCCCGTTCAGCCCCTCAGACGAAGACATGGAACTGATCTCGCGGCCAGTGGACTTCTATGGCTTGAATTACTACATGCCAACCCGTGTCGCCGCCGGCCCTGGAGAGGGAGCTGTACCTACAGGCATGGCAGAGGCTATGGGTGACGATCTCAGCGGAACCGCGCCGGGTGCTCCTTTCCACATCACCGCGTTCCCTGATTCAGAAACAACCGCCTACGGCTGGCCGATCAGGCCTGATTACATGCAAGTGGCACTCGCGGAAATGGCCGAGCGCTACCCCGACCTTCCACCCGTATTCATTACCGAGGGCGGGGCAAGCTTTGAGGACACAGTTGTCCGTGACGTGGCCGGGGGCCGGACCATCGTTCCGGACGAACGTCGCCTGCGTTATCTCGCCGAACATATTTCCAGCGCCCTGATGGCCACGGCCCCCGGCGGTCCTGCGGAATCGGTTGATTTGCGCGGTTATTACGTGTGGTCCCTGCTGGACAACTTTGAGTGGTCAGCCGGCTACAAGCAGCCGTTCGGCCTCCTGCATGTCGACTTCGACACTCTGGACCGGACGCCCAAAGCATCCTATTACTGGCTCCAGGAGCTGCAGGCAGAGCGGAGGAGGGCCGCCGCGGTGGCCGCCGCCACGACGGAAGAATCCGACGCCGGCTCCGTCCCCGCCCAGCCGGCTCAACCGCCCGCGGCTGAAGGGGAACCGGAGCCGGTGGCCTGA
- a CDS encoding J domain-containing protein: protein MRRQPDYYAVLKVARTATRQEISRAYRALMRIHHPDVPGGSGSAAAGDGTDSGGADSLPEIMEAFAVLRDPMTRAEYDRTLSAPNTYRSGARSVPVRRVQSEQPPLLRVRPVRWERGPWAGT from the coding sequence ATGCGACGCCAGCCGGACTATTACGCGGTGCTGAAGGTGGCCCGGACGGCCACCCGACAGGAAATTTCGCGTGCCTACCGGGCCCTCATGCGGATCCACCATCCCGACGTCCCGGGCGGTTCCGGCAGCGCCGCTGCCGGCGACGGCACGGACAGCGGCGGAGCGGACAGCCTGCCGGAAATCATGGAGGCCTTTGCGGTGCTTCGGGATCCGATGACCCGTGCCGAATACGACAGAACGCTGTCCGCCCCGAACACCTACCGCAGCGGGGCCCGCAGTGTTCCGGTGCGCCGAGTCCAAAGCGAACAGCCTCCCCTGCTTCGGGTTAGACCTGTCCGTTGGGAACGGGGGCCCTGGGCGGGGACCTGA